From Woronichinia naegeliana WA131, the proteins below share one genomic window:
- a CDS encoding transposase, producing MYVGDGIKVGKEGRKMPGVKRLHQESEDVSKPEWIRGHYFNALSILVGVGKACFALPLVLRLDDGIKSKATEKGEGKGKKKVKTSLVTKMADLCVTYAEAGSYVILDAYFACEPVLKSFRQNALHLITRVRCSTVAYAPFCSVPTLTGRGRPRIWGSSIKLEKLFALAADFPTAKVWLYGQQVTVSYQCFEFHWDSPHQLVKFVLTQLPNGRRLILLSTDLCLTGCDL from the coding sequence GTGTATGTGGGTGATGGCATCAAAGTGGGGAAAGAAGGACGCAAGATGCCAGGTGTAAAACGACTACACCAAGAATCGGAAGATGTGTCCAAGCCAGAGTGGATAAGGGGTCATTACTTCAATGCCTTGAGTATTTTGGTGGGAGTAGGGAAAGCCTGCTTTGCCTTGCCCTTAGTGTTGCGGCTAGACGATGGCATCAAGTCCAAAGCAACCGAGAAGGGGGAGGGAAAAGGCAAAAAAAAGGTGAAGACGAGCCTGGTGACAAAAATGGCTGACCTTTGTGTTACTTACGCAGAGGCAGGGAGTTATGTAATTTTGGATGCTTATTTTGCTTGCGAACCAGTGCTCAAAAGTTTTCGCCAGAACGCCTTGCATCTAATCACAAGAGTGCGTTGCTCCACCGTCGCCTATGCCCCCTTTTGTTCCGTGCCGACGCTGACGGGGAGAGGACGACCACGGATTTGGGGGAGTTCGATAAAACTAGAAAAGCTGTTCGCTCTGGCGGCGGACTTTCCGACAGCTAAAGTCTGGCTCTATGGTCAACAAGTCACGGTTTCTTATCAGTGCTTTGAGTTCCACTGGGATAGTCCCCATCAGCTCGTCAAGTTTGTTCTGACCCAATTGCCTAACGGACGACGACTGATTCTGCTTTCTACTGATCTCTGTTTGACTGGGTGCGACCTTTAG
- a CDS encoding cobalt ECF transporter T component CbiQ, which produces MLIHLPQGFTARLVNQPQLKFQPSVYLLSILLTLLAIAVTQKGDWGSLGFYALGIGGWLIRLRIYLKISMRSLFSRVTVEFLFIGLILLSTLFQTGGEVIFNWGWLQITSQGLITLITVSFKTFLSLLLVNSLLSILSQTQILNAFLALHFPPLLVAIMGSMLRYLHLLNREFQTKKRAALSRNLLLNPRQTRQVMANLIGSLLIRSYDRGERIHQAMLARGYSGLTMTSEPSPFSRSERLFLGCLVLSLLLGQGL; this is translated from the coding sequence GTGTTAATTCATCTTCCCCAAGGTTTTACGGCTCGACTGGTTAATCAACCTCAATTAAAATTTCAGCCTTCTGTCTATTTGCTGTCTATTTTACTGACTTTGTTGGCGATCGCCGTTACCCAAAAAGGAGACTGGGGAAGCTTAGGCTTTTATGCCCTGGGCATTGGAGGATGGCTTATCAGATTAAGAATTTACCTTAAAATATCGATGCGATCGCTGTTTAGCCGAGTGACCGTTGAATTTTTATTTATTGGTCTCATTCTCCTAAGTACTCTTTTTCAAACAGGTGGAGAGGTTATTTTTAACTGGGGCTGGCTACAAATTACCAGTCAGGGTTTAATCACCTTAATAACGGTGAGTTTCAAAACCTTTCTTTCTCTGCTATTAGTTAATTCTCTGTTGAGCATTTTAAGTCAAACTCAAATCCTTAATGCTTTTTTAGCTCTGCATTTTCCGCCCCTATTAGTGGCCATTATGGGATCAATGTTGCGTTATTTACATCTCTTAAACCGAGAATTTCAAACTAAAAAACGAGCCGCTTTATCGCGAAATCTGTTGCTTAATCCCCGTCAAACTCGCCAAGTTATGGCTAACTTAATTGGCTCTTTACTGATTCGCAGCTATGATCGAGGAGAAAGAATTCATCAAGCGATGTTAGCCAGAGGTTATTCTGGTTTGACAATGACTTCCGAACCTTCCCCCTTTTCTCGCTCAGAACGCTTATTTTTAGGGTGTCTTGTTCTTAGTTTACTCCTCGGACAAGGGCTATAA
- a CDS encoding energy-coupling factor ABC transporter permease, protein MAIALPFLSAPYLAMHIPDGFLSGPVTVLTWVLALGFMTLAFKQVQRDYQEQIVPLMGVCAAFIFAAQMINFPIPGGTSGHLLGGTLAGIVLGPWAGSLVMSVVFLVQAFFFQDGGITALGANLLNMGLIGTLGGYYCYRFIRLLLGPSRWRSMAIATGVTAWLSVVTAATMAAVELGFSQTIPLKIALISLISWHLMIGLGEALITVLAVQYIWRSRPELIYSPFRHKRCVPTKNV, encoded by the coding sequence ATGGCGATCGCCCTACCGTTTTTATCGGCTCCCTATTTGGCAATGCACATTCCCGACGGCTTCCTCAGTGGCCCGGTTACGGTGCTCACCTGGGTTTTGGCCTTAGGCTTTATGACGCTTGCCTTCAAACAGGTGCAGCGAGACTATCAAGAGCAAATAGTGCCATTAATGGGAGTCTGTGCGGCTTTTATTTTTGCGGCTCAGATGATTAATTTTCCCATCCCAGGGGGAACTTCTGGTCATCTCTTGGGGGGAACCTTAGCCGGAATTGTGCTAGGCCCCTGGGCCGGTAGTTTAGTGATGTCAGTGGTTTTTCTGGTGCAAGCTTTCTTTTTTCAGGATGGTGGCATTACAGCTTTAGGAGCCAACCTTTTAAATATGGGATTGATTGGGACTTTAGGGGGCTATTATTGTTATCGATTTATCCGTCTTCTGTTAGGGCCTAGTCGTTGGCGTAGTATGGCGATCGCCACAGGGGTTACTGCTTGGTTAAGTGTGGTGACAGCCGCAACTATGGCCGCCGTAGAATTGGGTTTTTCCCAGACCATTCCCCTTAAAATTGCCTTGATTTCCCTCATTTCTTGGCATTTGATGATTGGTTTAGGTGAGGCCTTAATTACGGTCTTAGCGGTTCAATATATTTGGCGATCGCGTCCTGAATTAATCTACTCTCCTTTTAGGCACAAGCGTTGTGTCCCTACAAAAAATGTTTAA
- a CDS encoding IS4 family transposase, which produces MTTAAVEEYKIMLSVGDTTFLDYRNIKEKREGYGPTGKGGNGLILHSALAIEPEKGQVLGLLWQKLWNREVKEKPPTDETAKQKKERQKEQRKAARQRPFEEKESYKWVEALNTCEKQVESSTRVIHVFDREGDVSEVFDSVRQLKHTGVLVRASHNRSLDKNSERLWQHLESEPIRFHQEIEIPSTGKRKARKVKLAVRFCSVNLRTPYRFDNRDPLNVYAVYATEIDCPEGETPLSWMLLTTEVVETIEMAVTILRWYTYRWRVEEFHKVLKSGCQSERYRLASDGMKTLLGFLSVIAVELLHVTYLHRTQPDALAIEILNPLQLQVLKAAASQKLPPILTVAWAVESVAFLGGYLEHRRKTPLGIQVLWRGWLKLHDLCQGWQLAIRT; this is translated from the coding sequence ATGACAACTGCCGCCGTAGAAGAATATAAGATAATGCTATCAGTCGGAGATACGACCTTCTTAGATTATCGCAATATCAAGGAAAAAAGGGAAGGGTATGGGCCGACTGGAAAAGGAGGGAATGGATTAATACTGCATAGTGCTTTAGCAATTGAGCCAGAAAAAGGACAAGTATTAGGTTTATTATGGCAAAAACTGTGGAATAGGGAGGTAAAAGAAAAGCCCCCAACAGATGAAACGGCGAAGCAGAAAAAAGAAAGACAGAAAGAACAAAGAAAAGCAGCTCGTCAAAGACCATTTGAGGAAAAAGAATCCTACAAATGGGTAGAGGCTCTAAACACCTGTGAGAAACAGGTAGAAAGTTCAACGAGGGTAATTCATGTATTTGACAGAGAAGGAGATGTTTCAGAAGTCTTTGACTCAGTGCGTCAACTCAAGCATACAGGAGTGCTGGTCAGAGCGTCTCATAATCGTAGTTTAGACAAAAATAGTGAACGACTTTGGCAACATTTGGAATCAGAACCGATTCGTTTTCATCAAGAAATCGAGATTCCGAGTACAGGAAAAAGAAAAGCACGGAAGGTTAAGCTTGCCGTCCGATTTTGCTCAGTTAATCTACGAACTCCCTATCGTTTTGATAATCGTGACCCGTTGAATGTCTATGCTGTTTATGCGACAGAAATCGATTGTCCCGAAGGCGAAACTCCTTTATCTTGGATGCTTCTGACTACAGAAGTTGTTGAGACTATTGAGATGGCTGTCACTATTCTTCGTTGGTACACCTACCGATGGCGGGTTGAAGAATTTCATAAAGTCCTTAAGTCTGGTTGTCAGAGTGAGCGTTATCGACTTGCCTCTGATGGAATGAAAACTCTTTTGGGTTTTTTAAGTGTCATTGCTGTTGAACTTTTACACGTTACTTATCTTCATCGTACCCAGCCCGATGCTCTCGCGATTGAAATTCTTAATCCTCTTCAACTTCAGGTGTTAAAAGCAGCCGCCTCTCAAAAACTTCCCCCTATTTTGACTGTTGCTTGGGCTGTCGAGTCTGTTGCTTTTCTTGGTGGTTATCTTGAACATCGTCGTAAAACTCCTCTCGGTATCCAAGTCCTTTGGCGCGGTTGGTTGAAGTTGCATGACCTTTGCCAAGGCTGGCAGCTTGCAATCCGCACTTAA
- a CDS encoding mannose-1-phosphate guanylyltransferase, producing MSFEKSPLFVPVILAGGKGERFWPLSRKKKPKQFLCLDGTGVSLLQATAERLLGLAGGWENLWVITAAAIAAGVEEQLPDLPSENLLVEPEGKDTAPAVAWASLEIAKRYGPDTIIGFFPADHWIGEQADFEQTLKAAIAFAASQASIVTLGIPPTEPATGYGYIEQGELAATFEELPVYQVSRFTEKPNRETAQDFLSTGRYSWNSGMFFFQAGIVLAELSLHAPDLLKALTAKGAAAYGELEKKSIDYALMEKTKLAYILPAKFGWDDLGDWTSLERLWPATQKNVDLANHVAQDSQGCIVYATDEQEVIVTIGLEDLVIVRDRQVTLIVPKDRTQDIKQILKTLQTKAECQDLL from the coding sequence ATGAGTTTCGAGAAAAGTCCCTTATTCGTCCCTGTGATTTTGGCTGGTGGTAAGGGAGAACGCTTTTGGCCGCTCAGTCGTAAAAAGAAGCCTAAACAGTTTCTATGTCTAGATGGTACGGGTGTTAGTCTTTTGCAGGCAACGGCCGAGCGGCTATTGGGATTAGCTGGCGGTTGGGAAAATTTGTGGGTGATTACGGCGGCAGCGATCGCGGCGGGAGTGGAAGAACAATTGCCCGATTTACCGTCAGAAAATCTTTTAGTAGAACCAGAGGGCAAAGATACGGCTCCGGCAGTGGCCTGGGCCAGTCTCGAAATTGCGAAACGCTATGGCCCTGATACGATCATTGGTTTTTTTCCGGCGGATCATTGGATTGGGGAACAGGCTGATTTTGAACAAACCCTAAAAGCGGCGATCGCCTTTGCGGCCAGTCAAGCCAGTATTGTCACCCTCGGTATCCCCCCCACAGAGCCAGCGACAGGTTACGGTTACATTGAACAGGGAGAGTTAGCGGCGACCTTTGAGGAACTGCCGGTTTATCAAGTTAGCCGTTTTACTGAAAAACCCAATCGAGAAACCGCCCAGGATTTTCTCAGTACGGGTCGCTATAGTTGGAATAGTGGTATGTTCTTTTTCCAAGCCGGAATTGTGTTGGCGGAATTAAGTCTTCATGCACCGGATTTATTAAAGGCTTTAACCGCAAAAGGGGCAGCGGCCTATGGAGAATTAGAGAAGAAAAGTATTGACTATGCCTTAATGGAAAAAACCAAATTAGCCTACATTTTACCCGCTAAGTTTGGCTGGGATGATTTAGGAGATTGGACTTCCTTGGAACGTTTATGGCCAGCGACTCAAAAAAATGTCGATTTGGCTAATCACGTCGCTCAAGATAGTCAAGGCTGTATTGTCTATGCCACCGATGAACAGGAAGTGATTGTCACCATTGGCTTAGAAGATTTGGTCATTGTCCGCGATCGCCAAGTCACTTTAATTGTGCCCAAAGATCGCACCCAGGATATTAAACAAATCTTGAAAACTTTGCAAACTAAAGCAGAATGTCAGGATTTATTATAG
- a CDS encoding transposase, translated as MLEWWTKNFASCELGDERLNNRAFSIGKKLSEGFGKALSEVFKGGNELKRAYEFLGIRKQTLSR; from the coding sequence ATGTTGGAATGGTGGACAAAAAACTTTGCCAGTTGTGAATTGGGAGACGAGAGGCTAAACAATCGTGCCTTCTCGATTGGGAAAAAGTTAAGTGAGGGGTTTGGAAAAGCCTTATCAGAAGTGTTTAAGGGAGGAAACGAGTTAAAGAGGGCCTATGAATTTTTGGGAATCCGAAAACAGACTTTGTCAAGATAA
- a CDS encoding DUF2157 domain-containing protein, whose product MNLEEEDFREAVEQGLISPEQATKLWQFFITQAQTAQDHSNPNKLRFDFANVAYYFGALIVIVAMAFFVTLAWESLGGFGIFAIAVIYALGFLWAGKYLYFEQNLKIPGGLLVTVAVWMTPLAIYGLQRWTGFWGQGDPGHYQDFHSWIKGSWFLMEVGTILASLLALRWIKFPFLTFPLAFCLWYLSMDIVPLLYGKNVDFHTQAVVSLWYGIICLAIAYVVDLRCRRSEGDFAFWLYLFGLITFWFSLPFSGQDSEWSRFIYGLINLGLMALSLLLKRRLFMIFGSLGIFGYISYLAFRVFENSLLFPLALSALGIAIIYLGVVYQRHYRQLEHYFDSILPLAWRSLLPKER is encoded by the coding sequence ATGAATTTAGAAGAGGAAGATTTTCGGGAAGCGGTTGAACAAGGGCTGATTTCTCCAGAACAGGCCACTAAACTTTGGCAGTTTTTTATCACTCAAGCTCAAACTGCTCAGGATCACTCTAATCCCAACAAATTACGTTTTGATTTTGCCAATGTGGCCTACTACTTTGGTGCGCTAATTGTCATTGTAGCGATGGCCTTTTTTGTCACCTTAGCTTGGGAAAGTTTAGGGGGTTTTGGTATTTTTGCGATCGCGGTCATTTATGCCTTGGGCTTTTTATGGGCGGGAAAATATCTTTACTTTGAGCAAAATTTAAAGATTCCAGGGGGATTACTCGTTACTGTTGCGGTGTGGATGACCCCTCTAGCCATTTATGGATTACAGCGATGGACAGGGTTTTGGGGTCAGGGCGATCCAGGGCATTATCAGGACTTTCATAGTTGGATTAAGGGCAGTTGGTTTTTAATGGAAGTGGGAACCATTCTGGCTAGTTTGCTGGCCTTGCGATGGATCAAATTTCCCTTTTTAACCTTTCCCCTCGCGTTTTGTTTGTGGTACTTGTCCATGGACATTGTTCCTCTTCTGTATGGTAAAAATGTTGATTTTCATACCCAGGCAGTCGTTTCCCTTTGGTATGGCATTATTTGTTTAGCGATCGCCTATGTCGTTGATTTACGGTGTCGTCGTAGTGAGGGAGATTTTGCCTTTTGGCTATATTTATTTGGGCTGATTACCTTTTGGTTTAGCCTCCCTTTTTCAGGACAGGATTCAGAATGGAGCCGTTTTATCTACGGGCTAATTAATCTCGGTTTAATGGCTCTTTCTCTGTTGCTAAAACGTCGCCTTTTTATGATTTTTGGCAGCTTGGGTATATTTGGCTATATTAGTTACCTCGCTTTTCGGGTTTTTGAAAATTCTCTATTATTTCCCTTGGCTCTATCCGCTTTGGGCATTGCGATTATTTACCTCGGTGTTGTTTATCAGCGTCACTACCGGCAGTTAGAACATTATTTTGATAGCATTTTACCCCTTGCCTGGCGATCGCTATTACCGAAGGAACGTTAA
- a CDS encoding IS1 family transposase — MSTLNKSSIDLLSDIGLPQEKEEALFQKNCPHCYSENVKIHSHYQTKGNGERKMFICQECSSCFAETYGSVIAGLETPLSEIVKVLKARMEGIGLNAAARVFGYAKTTILNWEKKLSGLQETLFLYALVNEFVKLVIEGDELYTKVGKNKEASASEGWTIVLMDRASRFIWHLKCGRKEQKLFLEAMMTVTELFERSAESLQLFTDGEKRYSQLLFNICHEVLRIGKRGRPTKVLPKGLVVRLKNKSSKRRDSEGKLKKVETPKPEHPETTEKPEEKDVHANHVEAFNSAIRRYLAAFRRRTNTYAKSVVGLQRVLDIFWMVHNFVRSHFTTREVPAVALGIIEKGLTWEDLLQIRLIS, encoded by the coding sequence ATGTCAACATTGAATAAAAGCTCAATTGACCTCCTAAGTGATATTGGCTTACCCCAAGAGAAAGAGGAAGCCTTATTTCAGAAAAACTGCCCTCATTGCTATAGTGAAAACGTAAAAATACATTCTCATTATCAAACGAAAGGTAATGGGGAACGTAAAATGTTCATTTGTCAAGAATGTAGTTCTTGTTTTGCTGAGACTTATGGTAGCGTAATCGCTGGCTTAGAAACCCCATTAAGTGAAATTGTAAAAGTATTAAAAGCCAGAATGGAAGGAATAGGATTAAATGCAGCAGCCCGAGTATTCGGCTACGCGAAAACAACAATATTGAATTGGGAAAAGAAATTATCAGGATTACAAGAGACATTATTTTTATACGCCTTAGTGAATGAATTTGTTAAATTAGTAATAGAAGGGGATGAACTATACACAAAAGTTGGAAAAAATAAAGAAGCAAGTGCCTCTGAGGGGTGGACAATCGTGCTCATGGACAGGGCTAGCCGCTTTATTTGGCATTTAAAATGTGGTCGAAAAGAGCAGAAATTATTTCTAGAAGCAATGATGACGGTAACGGAATTATTTGAAAGGAGTGCAGAATCTCTCCAGTTATTTACAGATGGAGAAAAGCGATATAGTCAACTGCTATTTAATATTTGTCACGAAGTATTAAGGATTGGAAAGCGAGGTCGTCCCACCAAAGTATTACCGAAGGGTCTTGTAGTAAGACTAAAAAATAAGAGTAGTAAACGTCGAGATTCTGAGGGTAAACTAAAGAAAGTAGAAACTCCGAAACCAGAACATCCAGAGACAACAGAAAAACCAGAAGAAAAGGACGTCCATGCCAACCACGTTGAGGCATTTAATAGTGCTATCCGACGCTATTTAGCCGCCTTTCGTCGTCGTACAAATACTTATGCTAAATCTGTTGTGGGATTACAGCGAGTCCTAGATATTTTCTGGATGGTTCATAACTTTGTTCGCAGCCATTTTACGACTAGAGAAGTTCCTGCTGTAGCTCTCGGTATAATTGAAAAAGGGTTAACTTGGGAGGACTTACTCCAAATTCGCCTGATTTCTTGA
- a CDS encoding PDGLE domain-containing protein, whose product MIKNTRQKSNFLILILGFSIFIAVALSPFASSKPDGLDRVAEDLKFADKATSLKSPIPLADKLTNYQVQGVPSWLATPLAGLLGTVTTFAMTWTLGKLMIKKRPNPTASEELS is encoded by the coding sequence ATGATTAAAAATACTCGCCAAAAATCTAATTTTTTGATCCTCATTTTAGGATTTTCTATTTTCATCGCCGTAGCCCTTTCTCCCTTTGCCAGTTCTAAACCAGATGGCTTAGATCGCGTTGCCGAAGATCTGAAATTTGCTGACAAAGCAACTTCCCTAAAAAGCCCCATTCCTCTGGCAGATAAACTGACCAATTATCAAGTACAAGGCGTTCCTTCTTGGTTAGCAACTCCCCTCGCTGGTCTCTTGGGAACCGTCACCACCTTTGCAATGACCTGGACATTGGGGAAGCTAATGATCAAAAAAAGGCCTAACCCCACTGCCTCAGAGGAATTATCCTAG